In Nerophis ophidion isolate RoL-2023_Sa linkage group LG15, RoL_Noph_v1.0, whole genome shotgun sequence, the sequence TTCTGAATAAAATATGTGATAACatttatcagtcaactcattggtgttaatttttaatccatcaagataaaaaaacatcaaaatcaaattactggacaatatttatgtagtttgattatttttctcGATGGATGTgctatcatgtggtttattttgtaccattGTGCCATCAtgaatggtaaataaatggtaaatggttgcacttgtatagcacttttctaccccttttaaggagcccaaagtactttgacagtatttcaacattcacccattcacacacacattcacacactgaagctgccattcaaggcgctaaccaggacccatcaggagcaagggtgaagtgtcttgcccaaggacaaaacggacgtgatcAGGATGGTagatggtggggattgaaccagtaaccctcagattgctggcacggccactctcccaacttcgccacgccgtccccatctacaaagatacaaataattgctattttgccatccagtggacacatttagaacagcagtttctttcattccaaaaatttcaggtacatttaTAGACTTAAATTACATTTGACACTCTTTATGTAGAGTAACCAAATCAGTCTGTGTTGACAGGATTGAGCGTCACATGCCTGGCATCAGAAAATTGTGGGCTCCCGTGTCGATTCTCCTCTGATGGCCGTGGTGCTCGCGTCATGTGGTGTAAGAAAAAGGCGGTGCTGAGCGACACACGTTACGGCAACACCAGCTGGGTGGTCGGCCACAACACGCCGGCCGACATGTACAAAGGCAGGACGGACCTGTACGCAGACCAGGTCTTGGAGGGCAACGCCACGCTGGTGCTGAGAAACGTCACACCGCGAGACGAGGGACTATACGTCTGCATCACCTTCACGGAGACGCAGTCCAGCAGATCAGGCATTATCAACGTGACGGTGAAAGGTAGACCAACTCGGCAGCTGTCACCTTTGGGTGAAGCGTGACTGAAGCCATCTTTTGGTTTGTGGTGCAGCTCCCGTCAGGAAGGTCCGCATGGAGTTCCGTGACGAAGCGGTCTACTGTCGAGCAGAAGGCATATACCCGCCGCCCACGCTGATCTGGTCCGTCGAGCCGCCCAGTGAAGCCAAACTCTTCTACAACAAAACCAAGATGGAGGAAGCCCGTCTGGGCTTCTTCGACATCGAGAGCGCCGTGCAGAAGAAAGCGTCCGACACCAGCAACATGAACATGACTTTCATTTGTGAGGTCTCCAGCGAGGAATCGTCTAAAAGAGCACACCTGAAGGTGGAAGGTGAGGACCGTCTGAAAATGACCAACCCTTTGAATCCTCGCTGATGTTTCTCCTCTGCAGGCGCCATCAAAACACCCGCTGGCGACAAAGTCAAAGTGCCCTGCACTCTACCTCTCAAAGAACTCCACAACTTCCATCTCACCTGGAGGGTCCAACGCTCTGTACCCATGAGCCTCAACGATTCGGACATCTTCAAGAGCCAGGAGATGGACACACCTTCGGTATGGCGCCATCTGATGCTGCGCAGCGTGGAATCAGTGCATCAGGGCACGTACACCTGCGAGGTGCGAACACCTGATGTAACGTACCTCACTCAGACGGACGTCATTGTGATCTCAGGTAAGATCGAAATAAAACCCACTGCAACGTAATTTACATTAAAACCACCCTGACTGGTACAAATTACCAAAAAAGGATGTAATGGAGTCAAAATAGCACGTTACTACCTGTGGATTAGCAGAGCTACAATAGGTTGTCTTCGGACACGTGACTTTTGAACGGACGTGAACAAAGTGGTGGGCACCCAAACCATCAT encodes:
- the LOC133569158 gene encoding V-set domain-containing T-cell activation inhibitor 1-like; this encodes MLRVPMADDVHILLRCLLPLLLTRIQSSAERLSVTCLASENCGLPCRFSSDGRGARVMWCKKKAVLSDTRYGNTSWVVGHNTPADMYKGRTDLYADQVLEGNATLVLRNVTPRDEGLYVCITFTETQSSRSGIINVTVKAPVRKVRMEFRDEAVYCRAEGIYPPPTLIWSVEPPSEAKLFYNKTKMEEARLGFFDIESAVQKKASDTSNMNMTFICEVSSEESSKRAHLKVEGAIKTPAGDKVKVPCTLPLKELHNFHLTWRVQRSVPMSLNDSDIFKSQEMDTPSVWRHLMLRSVESVHQGTYTCEVRTPDVTYLTQTDVIVISDDRPPWWFYIGVLVFHLSLSYAIAGCLFVKRRGSPNKKDKEKDNTIQTDVK